The segment GCAGCAGGGCAACGGGTCCGGGGACGTGGTGGTTCAGGCCCGGCAGGTCGCGGTGTCGCAGGACAGAGGGAGCACCAGCGACGAGTGGAATCCCAGCAGCCCCAGCAGTCCCAGCAGCAGCTCGAGCTCTCACTGCGGTTTCTACTCCTTCGTGGAAGATCCGACGAGTCAGGAGGCGGAGCTGAACGAAGCCTGGATGGTGTCGCCGCAGCGTCAGACGCAGCTGTCGACCCTGAAGGAGGAGAAAGGATTCAGACTGCAGACGTACGCCAGCAGCAGGAAGCCAGAGAGTCTGTTTGCAGACGGAAATGGAGATGCGCAGTACAGAGTGGATCAGAGCGATGGCGTTGAGGTGGTccgggaggaagaggagcagcagctgaggaAGGAGATCATTCGCAGCCAAGCACCAAAGAAGAACCTGACATTCAAAGATCAGCTGAGTGCTCTGGAGAATGTGGATCTGAGCCGGTCCCCCAACAAGCTGATGGAAGGTTTCAGTGTGAGCTTCAGTCCTGTCACCTCCAGACCGCGACCTCCGAGCCCGGCTGCGCCCGGGACCATTGACGACGAACAGATCAACTTCAGCACCGCCCGACAGCAGTTCCTGAAGATGGAGCAGGACAGGTTGACTGCAGTCCCCAGTCCTCTGAGATCCTCCATAACACACCTGAACACGTCTCTGCAGACAGATCCTGATGCATCCTTATCGAAGCAGGTGGAGTCATCATACCACGGCGTGGAGACATACAGCGGGGTGGAGACAAGTGAAGCTCCAACAGCGGTCAAACCAACAGAAGACGAGGCGTTCCCTGAGAGGAAGGTGACGGTGTGTCAGACTGAGAAGCCTCTCAGCCGGCAGAGCAGCGTGTTCGATGACCTGGACTCCGGCCTGGAGGAGCTGTCTGTGGAGGTGGGCGGCGGCTACACCAGCGACGAAGGTGTGTTCAATGACAACACTCAGCAACAGGACAGGAGCAGTGTGTCCAAGAGTGACTATGAGACGCCGATTGAGAGGGAGATCCGCTTAAAtcaggaacgtgaggagaaccTGCGACGCTCTCGAGGGCTGAAGCTCAGcgacagcagagcagagatgGTTGAGATCAAAACCAAACGCTTACAGACGCCGCCGCCGCTGACACTCATCAAATCCAAAGAGAAGAACAGAGTGAGCTTCATTATCCAGCGCGAGATCCAGAAGGAGaatgagaggaggaaggagccTCATCAGGAGGGAGGACACAGTCCAGATCCTCCGCAGGACCCGGAGGACATAAAGATGGAGTCTGTCCAGCAGGACGAGGACGAGAGGACAGAGGCCAGAGTTCAGTCTGGAGACACAGACGTCTTCCTGTCTCCCTGCTGTCCTCATCGACACTCCGAAGAGACTGAGCGCTACATCAGCCAGATGAGTTTAGCTCCACCTTCCTTTTCTGTGAGGGACTCAGATGTCCAGTACACAAGAGGCCTCCGCCAAGATCTAACAACTTCTTCATCCTTCcgcgcctcctcctcctcctcctcttcctcttccccaACGCCTCGACGTGATATAACCTGGACCACGCCGCGGTCTTGGAGGGAGAACCTGGAGTCCACGGGCCTGCAGTCCAGAGGGACAGGCGCTCCTGATTTCATCGAGAAGGAGATCGAGGAGGCGTTGAGACGGGAGCAGGAGCTGAAGGAGCTGAGGGAGTCCAGAGAGGAGACGGACGGACGGCTCCTTTCTCCGGCTCCTCTGGTGGAGCAGGCGAACAAGATGGCCATCAGTCAGTTCTACCCACCTGTAAACGCAGGTATGTCTTTATCAAGGCTCAGCTACCAACCAGGACTCAGACTGCCAGAGTAATCTGATTACTGACTGTGTGTCAGAGGCAGTATTCTAATTACTTATGAACTTGTTTGGGACTGAAAACTGTGACTGACAGTGACTGTTTGGTTCATCAGATCATGATGAACTGACACAGAACACctgagacaggaagtaaacagggggAGTGGTCAGTTTTTGTGCTACCACTAGTTGTCTGTgttgctaaactaagctaagctaagctaagctaagctaagctaagaagctgctggttgtagctttatatttagcaACAAAAAGTTGAACACTTTAGAaatatcacacaaacacaaaagagtCATAACATACATTTACTGAACATTCCGCAACGTTTTGAATCAGAAATTTCTAAAAACGAATTTGAGACACAACGATGACTGAAAAATAACTGAAGGAGATTTTagaaacatttctttttaaaaatgggcGGTACGGTGTGcagtgggtttcctccaggtgctctgacatgttctccctgtgtcagcgtgggtttcctccaggtgctctgacatgttctccccgtgtcagcgtgggtttcctcctggtgctctgacatgttctccccgtgtcagcgtgggtttcctccaggtgctccgacacattctccccgtgtcagcgtgggttttgtCCGGgcgctccgacatgttctccctgtgtcagcgtgggtttcctccaggtgctccgacatgttctccccgtgtcagcctgggtttcctccaggtgctctgacatgttctccctgtgtcagtgtgggtttcctccaggtgctctgacatgttctattcgtgtcagcgtgggtttcctccaggtgctctgacatgttctattcgtgtcagcgtgggtttcgtCCGGGTATCTATGTCACCGTAGATACAAGAGAGCAATGTGTTTCCATCTGCTCAGATTCAGAAAACcttcacatttcattttgtaGTAACAAAAAAGCCTcggacacagagacacagacatgtTGTAAAACTGACGTAAAATACTTCAGCATTTAGAAATGTATcagaccagacacacacacaaaaccagagTGCTCTGAAAGAAGACACGAGGTGGGACAATTTGTCACGTTGACTCTGTCCTCAGTGGGACCAACTGACAGGGACACTCAGGAGGAGACCTCAGTAACAGCAGACCGCAGGGACACGTGACCTTTGATCTCAGTAACAGCAGACCGCAGAGACacgtgacctttgacctcagtAACAGCAGACCGCAGGGACACGTGACCtttggtgacctttgacctcagtAACAGCAGACCGCAGGGACACGTGACCTTTGTCCTCAGTAACAGCAGACCGCAGGAAcaggtgacctttgaccgcaGGAacaggtgacctttgacctcagtAACAGCAGACCGCAGGAacaggtgacctttgacctcagtAACAGCAGACCGCAGGGACACGTGACCTTTGTCCTCAGTAACAGCAGACCGCAGGAacaggtgacctttgacctcagtAACAGCAGACCGCAGGAacaagtgacctttgacctcagtAACAGCAGACTGTCGACTGTGAGCTGCTCTGATACGACTGATCTGAGACCaacgacaggaagtgacatcagcATAGTGTCAGTGAGTCAGGTGAAGAGGACGCTGCAGTCTGAGAATAAATAACTGATTGAGATAACGACCAAAGTCCGACAGCCTCAGCGGGGTCACTGCCCTCTGTGTCAATCAGTGACAGGTCTGTAACCACggcaaccaatcagagtgagACATCAGCAGCGTCAGTCTGACTCACATGACTCACCTGTACAGgtaacagagagcagagacacaGCCCCACCTGGTGGACACATGACATGACGGATAACGCTACAGACCAGCTGACATTACAGTATGTCACATATGATGGCACATATGATGTCAATGATGATGTGCtttctgttgtgtttcagacaaacctgtcagtgtgtcctccccctctcctcgtCCCTTTGTCCGTctgtcctccttctccttcatcACGGCTCAGCCCTGGTCCTactcacctcctccctcctcctcccctgcgGCGCACTGCTCGGCGCCTCCTCCTGTCAGAGGACTGACGGACACACTGCTGCAGGACTTTGAGGAGAGACGAGTCAAACTGAAGCTGGAGGAGAGCGCAGTGAGTCA is part of the Epinephelus moara isolate mb chromosome 10, YSFRI_EMoa_1.0, whole genome shotgun sequence genome and harbors:
- the misp gene encoding uncharacterized protein misp isoform X2, with the translated sequence MESIPRRWVLKPLSPLLQLSDLRTIAGPAQTDASALDDPVFTSDSISVARSHSSVVVSSQQGNGSGDVVVQARQVAVSQDRGSTSDEWNPSSPSSPSSSSSSHCGFYSFVEDPTSQEAELNEAWMVSPQRQTQLSTLKEEKGFRLQTYASSRKPESLFADGNGDAQYRVDQSDGVEVVREEEEQQLRKEIIRSQAPKKNLTFKDQLSALENVDLSRSPNKLMEGFSVSFSPVTSRPRPPSPAAPGTIDDEQINFSTARQQFLKMEQDRLTAVPSPLRSSITHLNTSLQTDPDASLSKQVESSYHGVETYSGVETSEAPTAVKPTEDEAFPERKVTVCQTEKPLSRQSSVFDDLDSGLEELSVEVGGGYTSDEGVFNDNTQQQDRSSVSKSDYETPIEREIRLNQEREENLRRSRGLKLSDSRAEMVEIKTKRLQTPPPLTLIKSKEKNRVSFIIQREIQKENERRKEPHQEGGHSPDPPQDPEDIKMESVQQDEDERTEARVQSGDTDVFLSPCCPHRHSEETERYISQMSLAPPSFSVRDSDVQYTRGLRQDLTTSSSFRASSSSSSSSSPTPRRDITWTTPRSWRENLESTGLQSRGTGAPDFIEKEIEEALRREQELKELRESREETDGRLLSPAPLVEQANKMAISQFYPPVNADKPVSVSSPSPRPFVRLSSFSFITAQPWSYSPPPSSSPAAHCSAPPPVRGLTDTLLQDFEERRVKLKLEESAYAGIQPVDDVNNEVCECSTW
- the misp gene encoding uncharacterized protein misp isoform X3, with amino-acid sequence MESIPRRWVLKPLSPLLQLSDLRTIAGPAQTDASALDDPVFTSDSISVARSHSSVVVSSQQGNGSGDVVVQARQVAVSQDRGSTSDEWNPSSPSSPSSSSSSHCGFYSFVEDPTSQEAELNEAWMVSPQRQTQLSTLKEEKGFRLQTYASSRKPESLFADGNGDAQYRVDQSDGVEVVREEEEQQLRKEIIRSQAPKKNLTFKDQLSALENVDLSRSPNKLMEGFSVSFSPVTSRPRPPSPAAPGTIDDEQINFSTARQQFLKMEQDRLTAVPSPLRSSITHLNTSLQTDPDASLSKQVESSYHGVETYSGVETSEAPTAVKPTEDEAFPERKVTVCQTEKPLSRQSSVFDDLDSGLEELSVEVGGGYTSDEGVFNDNTQQQDRSSVSKSDYETPIEREIRLNQEREENLRRSRGLKLSDSRAEMVEIKTKRLQTPPPLTLIKSKEKNRVSFIIQREIQKENERRKEPHQEGGHSPDPPQDPEDIKMESVQQDEDERTEARVQSGDTDVFLSPCCPHRHSEETERYISQMSLAPPSFSVRDSDVQYTRGLRQDLTTSSSFRASSSSSSSSSPTPRRDITWTTPRSWRENLESTGLQSRGTGAPDFIEKEIEEALRREQELKELRESREETDGRLLSPAPLVEQANKMAISQFYPPVNAAWVSSRQTCQCVLPLSSSLCPSVLLLLHHGSALVLLTSSLLLPCGALLGASSCQRTDGHTAAGL
- the misp gene encoding uncharacterized protein misp isoform X1 produces the protein MESIPRRWVLKPLSPLLQLSDLRTIAGPAQTDASALDDPVFTSDSISVARSHSSVVVSSQQGNGSGDVVVQARQVAVSQDRGSTSDEWNPSSPSSPSSSSSSHCGFYSFVEDPTSQEAELNEAWMVSPQRQTQLSTLKEEKGFRLQTYASSRKPESLFADGNGDAQYRVDQSDGVEVVREEEEQQLRKEIIRSQAPKKNLTFKDQLSALENVDLSRSPNKLMEGFSVSFSPVTSRPRPPSPAAPGTIDDEQINFSTARQQFLKMEQDRLTAVPSPLRSSITHLNTSLQTDPDASLSKQVESSYHGVETYSGVETSEAPTAVKPTEDEAFPERKVTVCQTEKPLSRQSSVFDDLDSGLEELSVEVGGGYTSDEGVFNDNTQQQDRSSVSKSDYETPIEREIRLNQEREENLRRSRGLKLSDSRAEMVEIKTKRLQTPPPLTLIKSKEKNRVSFIIQREIQKENERRKEPHQEGGHSPDPPQDPEDIKMESVQQDEDERTEARVQSGDTDVFLSPCCPHRHSEETERYISQMSLAPPSFSVRDSDVQYTRGLRQDLTTSSSFRASSSSSSSSSPTPRRDITWTTPRSWRENLESTGLQSRGTGAPDFIEKEIEEALRREQELKELRESREETDGRLLSPAPLVEQANKMAISQFYPPVNAAWVSSRCSDMFSPCQRGFPPGAPTHSPRVSVGFVRALRHVLPVSAWVSSRCSDMFSPCQPGFPPDKPVSVSSPSPRPFVRLSSFSFITAQPWSYSPPPSSSPAAHCSAPPPVRGLTDTLLQDFEERRVKLKLEESAYAGIQPVDDVNNEVCECSTW